In Tachysurus fulvidraco isolate hzauxx_2018 chromosome 1, HZAU_PFXX_2.0, whole genome shotgun sequence, a single window of DNA contains:
- the slc25a36a gene encoding solute carrier family 25 member 36-A yields the protein MSQRDTLVHLFAGGCGGTVGAILTCPLEVVKTRLQSSSVTLYISEVQLSSVNGASVARMSPPGPLHCIKLILEREGPRSLFRGLGPNLVGVAPSRAIYFAAYSTAKEKLNGVLEPDSTQVHMVSAGLAGFTAITATNPIWLIKTRLQLDARNRGERRMSAFECVRRVYKADGLRGFYRGMSASYAGISETVIHFVIYESIKRKLLESKASANMDDEDESVKDASDFVGMMLAAATSKTCATSIAYPHEVIRTRLREEGSKYRSFFQTLSMVVREEGYRALYRGLTTHLVRQIPNTAIMMCTYELVVYLLNG from the exons ATGAGTCAGAGGGACACACTGGTTCATCTGTTTGCTGGAGG CTGCGGGGGCACAGTTGGCGCTATCTTGACGTGTCCGCTAGAGGTTGTAAAGACAAGGCTGCAGTCTTCCTCTGTCACTCTCTACATTTCTGAAGTACAACTAAGCTCCGTGAACGGGGCTAGCGTCGCCCGGATGTCTCCACCTGGACCCCTGCATTGCATTAA GTTGATTTTAGAGAGAGAAGGACCTCGTTCTCTCTTTCGTGGCCTCGGTCCTAACCTGGTGGGAGTGGCTCCGTCCAG AGCGATCTATTTTGCGGCCTACTCGACGGCCAAAGAGAAGCTAAATGGTGTACTTGAGCCTGACTCAACACAGGTGCACATGGTCTCTGCCGGTCTCGCAG GGTTCACAGCGATCACAGCCACCAATCCTATCTGGCTCATAAAGACTCGCCTACAGTTGGATGCCAG GAACCGCGGAGAGAGGCGCATGAGCGCATTTGAGTGCGTGAGGCGCGTGTATAAAGCTGACGGGCTTCGTGGCTTTTACCGTGGCATGTCCGCCTCCTATGCGGGCATCTCTGAGACAGTCATTCATTTCGTTATCTACGAGAGCATCAAACGTAAGCTCCTCGAGTCCAAGGCAAGCGCCAACATGGATGACGAAGACGAATCTGTCAAGGACGCCTCCGACTTCGTTGGCATGATGCTGGCCGCTGCCACCTCCAAAACCTGCGCCACGTCCATCGCGTATCCTCACG AGGTGATCCGTACCCGGTTGCGAGAAGAGGGCAGTAAGTACCGCTCGTTCTTCCAGACTTTGAGCATGGTGGTTAGAGAAGAAGGATACAGAGCACTGTACCGAGGCCTCACCACCCACCTCGTCCGTCAGATACCCAACACGGCCATCATGATGTGCACCTACGAGCTGGTTGTCTACCTGCTCAACGGCTAA